The Vicia villosa cultivar HV-30 ecotype Madison, WI unplaced genomic scaffold, Vvil1.0 ctg.002913F_1_1, whole genome shotgun sequence genome includes a region encoding these proteins:
- the LOC131640048 gene encoding uncharacterized protein LOC131640048 — protein MDGNPFDANDSTTTLARKRRRILLSKNKLSNHVHNKENHPTSTPTAETFAASSRDTATRSPLQPTISNDSHTLPSQHHVTCLQNKKRSRIVAGNGVNLFSRFNNVETSPTFHLGESSNIGKRQRFTQNQLLITTPAALNNSHTSPKISNPQYLSPPNPNVSRTNYSSDDTDGDSENCDSFGHNSDSDDSVEPDDIHDQHNQSYSDIGDPVWECIICHACMWNGKIVLPYMKQPPLLLEKLLHHKTDPESKKFQANIQTYNAMFSFTSPGMKFDTKIPKGGGPPTMRLHGQTCHRIGSLIPPNGALPQYAQLYIYDTDHEITNRMRCFKDNTSIETSIVAKLKSMLDEVNVLAKAFRMARDMFKANPYVELRLKLISDRHDDGRVYNMPTVAEVAALIVGDVDTGEMRDIVDQYRSGKLQRID, from the exons ATGGATGGCAACCCCTTTGATGCAAATGATTCCACTACAACTCTTGCAAGAAAAAGGAGGAGGATTTTGTTGTCAAAAAATAAACTCTCTAACCATGTCCATAACAAAGAAAACCACCCAACATCAACACCTACTGCTGAAACATTCGCTGCCTCTTCCAGGGACACTGCAACAAGATCTCCTCTCCAGCCTACTATCTCTAACGATTCCCACACACTACCATCTCAACACCATGTTACCtgtttacaaaacaaaaaaagatcAAGAATTGTTGCCGGCAATGGGGTGAATCTGTTCAGCCGTTTTAACAATGTGGAGACATCTCCAACGTTCCATTTAGGTGAATCATCAAACATCGGCAAACGGCAAAGATTCACCCAAAATCAACTACTAATTACAACCCCTGCTGCTCTTAACAATTCCCACACTTCTCCTAAAATCTCAAACCCACAATATTTATCTcctcctaatcctaatgtaagtAGAACAAATTATTCCTCCGATGATACCGATGGAGATTCTGAAAATTGCGACTCATTTGGACACAACTCTGATTCAGATGACTCCGTAGAACCTGATGATATTCATGATCAACACAACCAGT CTTATTCTGACATTGGTGACCCTGTGTGGGAATGTATAATTTGCCATGCTTGTATGTG GAACGGTAAAATTGTTTTACCCTACATGAAACAACCACCGTTACTGTTAGAAAAGCTACTTCATCACAAAACTGATCCTGAGAGCAAAAAATTTCAAGCCAATATACAAACATACAATGCAATGTTTTCGTTTACATCTCCGGGAATGAAATTTGACACCAAGATTCCCAAGGGAGGAGGTCCTCCAACAATGCGCCTACACGGTCAAACATGTCACCGGATAGGTAGTCTTATACCACCAAATGGTGCACTACCACAATATGCCCAATTGTACATTTACGACACTGACCACGAAATTACTAACAGAATGCGTTGTTTCAA GGACAATACATCTATTGAAACATCTATTGTAGCAAAGTTAAAGAGTATGTTAGATGAAGTTAATGTTCTTGCCAAAGCGTTTCGAATGGCACGTGATATGTTTAAGGCCAATCCATACGTCGAATTGCGGCTGAAACTTATCAGTGACAGACATGACGATGGTCGTGTGTATAATATGCCAACCGTTGCGGAAGTTGCTGCCCTTATTGTTGGAGATGTTGACACAGGTGAAATGAGAGACATTGTGGATCAATACCGGAGTGGTAAATTACAAAGAATAGATTAG